The sequence CCGCATGACACTAGCAGGAACAGTCTTTGTCTCACGACTCGGACTTACCACATTGGCGGGCTACTTTGTCCCGGCAGCTTTATACCCCCAGATTACTCCGGACGCATATGCCGGCAGGCTACTACTGGTGGAACAGTAGGTTCTCATATGATTCCTCACAGAGAACAATTGTTCAGGCAGCTTGACAAGTCGCACATTCGTAATCCATTCCTTCTCGTTGTACCGGTGCAAGTCCAACCTTCTTCGGAATTGATTTTCCTTTCTCGTTTGTCTCGACAACGTAATCCATCTTCGAGCGCATCGTAGCGATCAGATGAAGTTTTGACCGGATCATCGCCTCGATGAATGCGTTGTGCTGGGGTGTCAACTTGCGCCAGGCGGTAAAGCTGTTCATTCCTCCATCAGCGAGCTTGCCCTGAGTGTCGAGCAAGCCACCTTCACCCGCCCAGGCGTGAGAGATGCTGTCGAGGATGAGAACATCGTAGCCGGCTGCCTCGGCCTGGTGTATGGCGGTGATGTATTTGTTGATTTCGAACGGTGGTTCGATGTTGAGGACGTCAAAATCGATGCGATCGGCGTAGAGGACACTGGAGTTGTTCTCCGTGTCGACCAACGCTATCCTCTGGCCGAGGCCGGAGGCAAGTTTCAGGGATGTGAGTGT is a genomic window of Ignavibacteriales bacterium containing:
- a CDS encoding AAA family ATPase, which produces MNTTFSNTPSFQKAQRIVKKARIGICGTAGSGKTLTSLKLASGLGQRIALVDTENNSSVLYADRIDFDVLNIEPPFEINKYITAIHQAEAAGYDVLILDSISHAWAGEGGLLDTQGKLADGGMNSFTAWRKLTPQHNAFIEAMIRSKLHLIATMRSKMDYVVETNEKGKSIPKKVGLAPVQREGMDYECATCQAA